A region of the Stieleria neptunia genome:
GTACCGAAAACGCATGGGCATTCCCAGCAGCCGCCAACGCAAGGATTGGTCGTTGGCGAAGAAGTGAACCCCGCGGGCCGCACCGGCTCAAGCAACCTCCCGTGTGGAGGTCGTGCAGTTTTTAAAGTCACCCTCCTGGTAGGAGGGTCGAGCGAAGCGAGGGGAGGTCGAACGGTGAATCGCGGCGTTCACATCCCCCTTGTTCCAAGGCTCCTGCCTTGGAACACACTGTCTTGGAGGCTCCGCCTCCGGACGGCCTGCGGCGGGCGGCGGAGCCGCACCGAAATTGCGTTCCAAGGCAGGAGCCTTGGAACGAGGCCCCAAAGGCCGGAGCCTTGGAACGAGGCCCAAAAGGCGGAGCCTTGGAACGAGGCCCAAAAGGCGGAGCCTTGGAACGAGGCCCAAAAGGCAGGAGCCTTGGAACGAGGCCCAAAAGGCAGGGCCTTGGAACGAGGGGTCGACAAGGCCCAATCCTGGGATCGAACGCCTCGGCGATCTTAATTTTCTTCAACCCCTTTCCTCCGCGGATGACCGACTCTTCTGCTGAATCACCGACCGGATTTGATCAGGCAGCCGCCAAGGTCAAAACGTTTCCCCAGTCACCCGGCGTCTACTTGATGAAGGACGATGCCGGGCGGGTGATCTATGTCGGCAAAGCCAAAAACCTGCGCAGCCGCGCGGGAAGCTACTTTCTGAAAGCGGCCGCGGAGGATGCCCGGACGGCCGGCTGGATCGGGGAGATCGCCGACATCGACTACATGGATTGCGACAGCGAGGTCGATGCCTTGTTGGTGGAGTCGCGTTTGATCAAGGACATCCAGCCGAAGCACAACAAGGATCTCAAGGACGACAAGAGTTTTCCCTACCTGATGATCACGACGCGTGAAGAGTTCCCACGAATCGAAGTCACGCGGGAACCGAAAGCAAAGGGTGTCAAGCTGTACGGGCCGTTTGCCAGCGCCGGCGCACTCCGCGGTGCGATCCAAGTGCTGCAGCGGATCTTTAAATTTCGCACCTGTTCGTTGGACATCTCGGAATCCGACGAACGCTGGAAATGGTTTCGCCCCTGTCTGTTGGCCAGCATCAATCAGTGCACCGCGCCTTGCAATTTTCGCATCGGCAAAGAAGAGTATCGACGCGACATCAAGCGGCTGCAAACGTTTCTCGAAGGCGGGAAACGCAAATTGATCAAGGAGATGCGGGACGAGATGACGGCGGCCAGCAAAGCGCTGGATTTCGAACGTGCGGCCATCGTCCGCGATGAAATTCAAATGTTGGAACGACTGGAAGAACGCGGCGAATTGGACACGCACGCCCAGCCGGAGGTGTTTTACATCGATCCGAAGAAAGGCTTGGCGGGTCTCCGCAAAGTGTTGTCGCTGGAGGAAACACCCCGGGTCATCGAAGGCGTCGACATCGCGCATTTGGGCGGCGGCGAAACGGTCGCCAGCCTGGTCCAATTCATCGACGGGCTGCCTTTTAAACCCGGCTACCGGCGCTTCAAAATCAACGACGTCGACGGCATCGATGACTTTCGTAGTATTTATGAAGTGGTCTCACGCCGCTTTCGCCGGCTCAGCGACGACAGCGATGCGTTCCCCGACATCCTGTTGATCGATGGCGGCAAGGGCCAATTGAGCGCGGCGATGGCGGCGTTTCGTGATCAGGACATCACTCCGCCGACCGTCATCTCGTTGGCCAAACGCGACGAGGAGATCTTTCGGCCGGGCGAAAGTGAGCCGCTGCGGTTGAGCAAGAACTCGTTCGCGCTGCGATTGCTGCAATACGTCCGCGATGAATCACACCGTTTCGCCCAGCACTACCACCACATTCTCCGCAACAAATCGACCTTCGATCGGTGAATGCGCCGTGACACATTCCATCGGTACCCTTGTCGATGCACTGAACCGAAACGCGGAGCAATTTGCCACGGGGCGGGCGCTGCTGCTTTCGGATGATTCGGGTTCGTTCCAGCCACAGGACTCGGTGACGTGGGCGGAACTGGCGCGCTGGGTGAAGGCCGTTGCCGTGCGGCTGCGGTTACAAAATCCGCATCATGCACCCGTCATGCACGTGGTCAGCAACACGCCGGTCGATGTCGTGATCGCACTGGCTTGCCAAGCGGCGGGGATCACGGAGATCCCGGTGGACGTTGATGGCGGAGCCGACTATTTGTCGGGCTGTCGCCGCAAGGTCGATTGTGATTGGCTGGAAGACGCTGCCAAGGGAGAACTCGTTCGTCGCGGCTACGATGCGATACGTTCCGATTCCGGTCGATCCGTCGTCGCGGAGTTGCCGGAGGTTTCCGCAACGGACGACGCGTTGGTGTTGTGGACCAGCGGGACATCGGGCCAGCCCAAGGGAGTTGTTTTGTCGCACGCGAGTCAGTTGCTCAATGCCGCCGCCAAACTGCGGTCGGTTCCACAGTCCAGAACGGATCTGCGTTTGACGGTGCTTTCGATCGCTCATGGTTACGCCAGGACATGCGATCTGGGCACGTGGTTGCTGTCGGGGTGCACGTTGGCGATCGCACGCGGCTACGAAGGTTGGCAACGGGTGTGCGAACGATGTGCGCCGACGCTGTGCAATCTGGTCCCCAGCTTGGCCGGTCGCGTGCTGGAAAGCGGCCCCGTCCCGCCGTCGCTGCGGTTGGTCGGTTGTGGGGGAGCGGCGATGACAGAAGATCAGTTTTGGCGGTGGGGCGAGCAGGGCGTGACGGTGATCCAGGGTTATGGGTTGACCGAAGCGGGGCCGGTGATCGCCAGTCAAACGCCCGGCGATTCGATTGCGGGGCACGCCGGTCGTTTCGTCGACGGCTGGGAATATCGCCTTGAAGGTGAGCCTGTGCAGAAGGACGGGCCGGAGGAAGGGCGGCTGTTTGTACGTGGGCCGCATCTGATGCGTGGTTATTGGCAGGACAGCGAATCAACCGCGCGGCGAATCGACGCGGCGGGTTGGCTGGACACGGGCGATCGCGTGCGGATCGGCCCGGCCACGCGACAGTTGCAAATCTTGGGACGCTGTGACGACCGGATCGTTTTGTCCAACGGGCACAAGATTGACCCGCTGGGACTGGAACAGCGGCTTGCGGCGATTCATGGTGTGCGGACCGCGGTCGTTTCGGCGGGAGCGGAACGACGATCCGTTGAGTTTTGGGTGGAGACGACCGAGTCGGAACTTCCGATTCGCGAAATCGACGCGATCGTCCGCACCTTGCCACGCTGGGAACAGCCCCGTCGGATCCGGCGGTTGGTGGTTCCGGAAAACGCCAGGGAGCGGCTGTTGAATCGAAAAGGGGCGATTCGGCGTTCCGAGATGTTGCGTTACCTCGATCGGTCGACGGGTTCCTGCTGAGCGGGATACGGCGGTATCATGGTGCCCGCTGCGTTCACTTCTCCTCGGGAACTAGATCTTCATGGCCGTCGACAACAAGACACAATTCGAAAGCGCGTTGTTGCGTCGCTTGCACTCACTGCTTTTGCAAATCGGCGACTTGGAGGGGCAGCTTGCACGGGGACCGAGACAGATCAAGGCCGGCGAGGGTGTGGTCCAGGCCAGCCAGGAGACGCTCGATCAGGCCAAGCAGGCGGTCAAAGCTGCGACGCTGGCATGCGACGAAAAACAGCTTCAATTGAAATCGCGAGAGGATCGGATCGAGGGCTTGAAAGCGAAGCTGAACACGGCGTCGAGCAACAAGGAGTTCGACCTTCTGAAGGAGCAGATCGCGGCCGACGAACAGGCCAACAGCGTTCAAAGTGACGAGATTTTTGAAGGGCTCGAACGCATCGACGAGCTGCAAGAAGCCGTCGCGGTGGCCGAGCGTGAATTGGCCGAAAAGACGGCCGAGCACAAGAAACGCGTCGAGGCGGTGGAGAACCGAATGGTCGTCGTCCAAGCCGATTTGGACCACGTCCGCAATGAACTCGCCAAGGCGGAAGCCGAGGTCCCGGCGGCGGCCCGTTCGGAGTACAAACGTTTAACCGAAGGCCGCGGCGACGAAGCCCTGGCACCGATCGAAGACGATTCCTGTGGCGGATGCAATCAGACGTTGACCACGCAGATGGTCGATCGCGTCCGACTGGGATTCTTGACACACTGTCCGGCCTGTTCCTCCTGGCTTTATCTTCCGTAATCGAGTTGAGCGATGCGATGCTGATTTTGGGGTTGGTCGGATCACCGGCCGGCGGAAAATCTTCGGCCGCTGAGTTTCTGGCGTCACTGGGGGCGGAATGGATCAATGCCGATCTGATCGCACGCGACTGTCTCGGTCGCCCCGACGTCGTCTC
Encoded here:
- a CDS encoding excinuclease ABC subunit UvrC; translation: MTDSSAESPTGFDQAAAKVKTFPQSPGVYLMKDDAGRVIYVGKAKNLRSRAGSYFLKAAAEDARTAGWIGEIADIDYMDCDSEVDALLVESRLIKDIQPKHNKDLKDDKSFPYLMITTREEFPRIEVTREPKAKGVKLYGPFASAGALRGAIQVLQRIFKFRTCSLDISESDERWKWFRPCLLASINQCTAPCNFRIGKEEYRRDIKRLQTFLEGGKRKLIKEMRDEMTAASKALDFERAAIVRDEIQMLERLEERGELDTHAQPEVFYIDPKKGLAGLRKVLSLEETPRVIEGVDIAHLGGGETVASLVQFIDGLPFKPGYRRFKINDVDGIDDFRSIYEVVSRRFRRLSDDSDAFPDILLIDGGKGQLSAAMAAFRDQDITPPTVISLAKRDEEIFRPGESEPLRLSKNSFALRLLQYVRDESHRFAQHYHHILRNKSTFDR
- a CDS encoding class I adenylate-forming enzyme family protein yields the protein MTHSIGTLVDALNRNAEQFATGRALLLSDDSGSFQPQDSVTWAELARWVKAVAVRLRLQNPHHAPVMHVVSNTPVDVVIALACQAAGITEIPVDVDGGADYLSGCRRKVDCDWLEDAAKGELVRRGYDAIRSDSGRSVVAELPEVSATDDALVLWTSGTSGQPKGVVLSHASQLLNAAAKLRSVPQSRTDLRLTVLSIAHGYARTCDLGTWLLSGCTLAIARGYEGWQRVCERCAPTLCNLVPSLAGRVLESGPVPPSLRLVGCGGAAMTEDQFWRWGEQGVTVIQGYGLTEAGPVIASQTPGDSIAGHAGRFVDGWEYRLEGEPVQKDGPEEGRLFVRGPHLMRGYWQDSESTARRIDAAGWLDTGDRVRIGPATRQLQILGRCDDRIVLSNGHKIDPLGLEQRLAAIHGVRTAVVSAGAERRSVEFWVETTESELPIREIDAIVRTLPRWEQPRRIRRLVVPENARERLLNRKGAIRRSEMLRYLDRSTGSC
- a CDS encoding zinc ribbon domain-containing protein, whose product is MAVDNKTQFESALLRRLHSLLLQIGDLEGQLARGPRQIKAGEGVVQASQETLDQAKQAVKAATLACDEKQLQLKSREDRIEGLKAKLNTASSNKEFDLLKEQIAADEQANSVQSDEIFEGLERIDELQEAVAVAERELAEKTAEHKKRVEAVENRMVVVQADLDHVRNELAKAEAEVPAAARSEYKRLTEGRGDEALAPIEDDSCGGCNQTLTTQMVDRVRLGFLTHCPACSSWLYLP